From a single Parambassis ranga chromosome 2, fParRan2.1, whole genome shotgun sequence genomic region:
- the LOC114432532 gene encoding H-2 class I histocompatibility antigen, K-K alpha chain-like encodes MKPFIFLLLLGLHEVTSVTHSLKYFYTGSSGVPNFPEYVSVGMIDDVQISRCDSITKRNVPKQDWMKHISDDDPQYWEEETQSCLVSHQIFKINIEIAKQRFNQTEGAHVFQRMYGCEWDDETGEVNGYDQFGYDGEDFVSFDLKGEQWIAPRQQAVITKHKWDHNRASIAYNRNYLTQICPEWVKKYVNYGRSSLMRTGRVT; translated from the exons ATGAAGCCGTTCATTTTCCTGCTTCTCCTGGGACTACACGAGGTGACATCAG TGACTCACTCCCTGAAGTATTTCTACACTGGGTCCTCTGGAGTTCCAAACTTCCCGGAGTATGTGTCTGTTGGGATGATTGATGATGTTCAGATCAGTCGCTGTGACAGCATCACCAAGAGAAACGTTCCTAAACAGGACTGGATGAAACACATCAGTGATGATGATCCACAGTACTGGGAGGAAGAGACTCAGTCCTGTCTGGTTTCCCACCAAATCTTCAAAATCAACATTGAAATTGCAAAACAGCGCTTCAACCAGACTGAAG gggCTCACGTTTTCCAGAGGATGTACGGCTGTGAATGGGacgatgagactggagaggtcAATGGATATGATCAGTTTGGTTATGATGGAGAAGACTTCGTATCATTTGACCTGAAGGGAGAGCAATGGATCGCTCCAAGACAACAGGCTGTCATCACCAAACACAAGTGGGACCATAACAGAGCTTCTATTGCATATAATAGGAACTACCTCACCCAGATCTGTCCTGAGTGGGTGAAGAAGTATGTGAACTATGGGCGGAGCTCTCTGATGAGAACAGGTagagtcacatga